One region of Brachyhypopomus gauderio isolate BG-103 chromosome 9, BGAUD_0.2, whole genome shotgun sequence genomic DNA includes:
- the stxbp6l gene encoding syntaxin binding protein 6 (amisyn), like isoform X1, which produces MMNIQSAISREIFSPQDEKLMLAIEVRKRKRRLPFLTAGRRRDYVTFLCLSVTNKRPSQVFITKVKQYKASPRFARRSQWSIEKLRQVDGINPNKDSPEFNLVFDHNSDQWVASSVAEKCMFVQILYHACHNYWDGKLGQSNVTAGDQKTSRTSGDQHITVATESKKSSAASRPTEFINCQSKLMGDACSFNMVIYRCKIFLNKIKKTMILTPGQPQNSSQKASTVKVKPSPPPPVPRRMGHVVRRASQVLSERGDRLGRAT; this is translated from the exons ATGATGAATATCCAGTCAGCCATCAGTAGAGAGATCTTTTCCCCACAAGATGAGAAATTAATGTTGGCGATCGAGGTGAGGAAAAGGAAAAGGAGACTCCCTTTCCTCACAGCTGGCCGCAGGCGTGATTACGTGACCTTCCTCTGTTTATCAG TTACAAATAAGAGGCCCAGTCAGGTGTTCATCACAAAGGTGAAGCAGTATAAAGCGTCCCCTCGCTTTGCCAGGCGGTCCCAGTGGTCAATAGAGAAGCTTCGTCAGGTTGATGGCATCAACCCCAACAAG GACAGTCCAGAGTTTAACCTGGTATTTGATCACAACTCTGACCAGTGGGTGGCAAGCTCTGTGGCAGAGAAGTGCATGTTTGTGCAGATCCTGTACCATGCCTGTCATAACTACTGGGATGGCAAGCTGGGCCAGAGCAATGTGACTGCTGGGGATCAGAAGACCTCTAGGACCTCTGGAGATCAACATATTACTGTAGCAACAGAGAGTAAGAAGAGTTCTGCTGCTTCACGCCCAACTGAGTTCATCAACTGTCAGTCCAAACTGATGGGAG ATGCCTGCTCTTTTAATATGGTCATCTACCGCTGTAAGATCTTCctgaataaaattaaaaaaacaatgaTTTTGACCCCTGGCCAGCCCCAGAACAGCAGCCAAAAAG CTTCAACTGTGAAAGTGAAGCCTAGCCCCCCCCCTCCAGTACCAAGGCGTATGGGTCATGTTGTTCGGAGGGCGAGCCAAGTCCTGAGTGAACGTGGGGACAGGCTGGGGCGTGCCACATAG
- the stxbp6l gene encoding syntaxin binding protein 6 (amisyn), like isoform X2, which yields MMNIQSAISREIFSPQDEKLMLAIEVRKRKRRLPFLTAGRRRDYVTFLCLSVTNKRPSQVFITKVKQYKASPRFARRSQWSIEKLRQVDGINPNKDSPEFNLVFDHNSDQWVASSVAEKCMFVQILYHACHNYWDGKLGQSNVTAGDQKTSRTSGDQHITVATESKKSSAASRPTEFINCQSKLMGASTVKVKPSPPPPVPRRMGHVVRRASQVLSERGDRLGRAT from the exons ATGATGAATATCCAGTCAGCCATCAGTAGAGAGATCTTTTCCCCACAAGATGAGAAATTAATGTTGGCGATCGAGGTGAGGAAAAGGAAAAGGAGACTCCCTTTCCTCACAGCTGGCCGCAGGCGTGATTACGTGACCTTCCTCTGTTTATCAG TTACAAATAAGAGGCCCAGTCAGGTGTTCATCACAAAGGTGAAGCAGTATAAAGCGTCCCCTCGCTTTGCCAGGCGGTCCCAGTGGTCAATAGAGAAGCTTCGTCAGGTTGATGGCATCAACCCCAACAAG GACAGTCCAGAGTTTAACCTGGTATTTGATCACAACTCTGACCAGTGGGTGGCAAGCTCTGTGGCAGAGAAGTGCATGTTTGTGCAGATCCTGTACCATGCCTGTCATAACTACTGGGATGGCAAGCTGGGCCAGAGCAATGTGACTGCTGGGGATCAGAAGACCTCTAGGACCTCTGGAGATCAACATATTACTGTAGCAACAGAGAGTAAGAAGAGTTCTGCTGCTTCACGCCCAACTGAGTTCATCAACTGTCAGTCCAAACTGATGGGAG CTTCAACTGTGAAAGTGAAGCCTAGCCCCCCCCCTCCAGTACCAAGGCGTATGGGTCATGTTGTTCGGAGGGCGAGCCAAGTCCTGAGTGAACGTGGGGACAGGCTGGGGCGTGCCACATAG